The following proteins come from a genomic window of Sardina pilchardus chromosome 1, fSarPil1.1, whole genome shotgun sequence:
- the LOC134087766 gene encoding microfibril-associated glycoprotein 4-like, with product MLQCLLALLLPLVVSSHPVGRSLLPLDCEDIYQNGSVHNGVYTIYPTTADKPVEVYCDMGCTEDENHEDGQWTVIQRRMDGTVNFYRPWNHYKRGFGNKNGEYWLGLENIFRLTWRGKYELRVDMEDWERGSVYAHYPAFSIDSEDEGYTLRLSGYVDGGAGDSLQRVNGMKFSTYDKDQDIYGNNCAEMYHGGFWYNNCHYANPNGLYKGKGRVASYTGIMWYHWKANYYSLKSITMKIKRVSLSVE from the exons ATG CTCCAATGCCTCTTAGCTCTTTTGCTTCCCCTGGTGGTGAGCTCACACCCCGTCGGTCGAAGCCTGCTGCCCTTGGACTGTGAGGACATCTACCAAAATGGATCAGTGCATAACGGGGTTTACACCATCTACCCGACAACCGCCGACAAGCCTGTGGAGGTGTACTGTGACATGGGGTGTACAGAGGACGAGAACCACGAGGACGGGCAGTGGACG GTGATCCAAAGAAGAATGGATGGCACTGTAAACTTCTACCGGCCCTGGAATCACTACAAGAGGGGCTTTGGGAACAAGAACGGCGAGTACTGGCTCG GTCTGGAGAATATTTTCAGACTCACCTGGAGAGGTAAGTACGAGCTGCGGGTGGACATGGAGGACTGGGAGAGAGGCAGCGTCTACGCCCACTATCCGGCCTTCTCCATCGACTCGGAAGATGAGGGCTACACACTTCGCTTGAGCGGATACGTCGATGGTGGAGCGG GTGATTCTCTGCAACGAGTGAATGGAATGAAGTTCTCAACCTACGACAAAGATCAAGACATTTATGGCAACAACTGTGCAGAGATGTACCATGGTGGCTTTTGGTATAACAACTGCCATTACGCTAACCCTAATGGGTTGTACAAAGGGAAGGGACGAGTGGCAAGCTATACAGGAATCATGTGGTACCACTGGAAAGCCAATTATTACTCTCTGAAGTCCATCACGATGAAAATCAAGagggtgtctttgtccgtggaGTGA